The genomic stretch aacattttttgcaTGATTATACttcttctcattattattattattattattattattattagtagtagtagtagtagtagtagtagtagtagtagtagtggtagtagaaATAGTCAAAGTCTTTAAGCATCAACATCATAAATCCAGTAGAGGTGGACACCAGGGGCCAAATGAGTGACTTTTATTAATGCTAAATAGGTTGTATTTAAGATACATTTACGATTTTCCACCATAACATAATTAAAAGGGTAAATGCCAGttcaattgtatttgtatatgacttttaacaatggacattgtcccagaccagctttaataaattaaatataagtaCATTTATAAATGCCATATAATTTCATCCTTATAAGTTCATCTCTATTGAGTGCGAcagtgaaatggaaaaaaactcAGTAAGATTgcttgaggaaaaaaccttaagaggaactaGACTTGGAAGGGAACCTACAAAGGTTCTATAAGATGGTTCCTAAAAAAAAGGCCCGGAGGCCTGACAATGGATCTCaacaaaacaatgcaaaaaaaaaaaattttattaaaaagaaaaaaaagatatcacATACCTTTATCATGTTTTCCTTTGTTTAAGAGGAAAGTAtataaagcaatctttttaaTATCTatacttctttattttatatttaaaagcatCCATTTTTGATATCTGGTAAAATCCCTGATACAGAAAGATGGTTTACTGGTCACTGGATACTGTGTTGTTAAATTGGTAGTGTTACCAGTTTTGGCTTATTTCAACTATTTAAAAGTCTCAGATATATTTGGATTCAAATAAACCCAaactctgtccttttttttccccgccCATTTATAGACAAAACTTTATCATAATTTATCACTTTGTTCAGATTCAgggttgttgtttattttaatctttaaacTGGGAATTTCACATGATAAGCACTTACATTCCTGACACTATAACTAATGATTTCTTCTGAGTTTCAGATGTACAGTACATAAACtggtaaataattaaaatgagtgTGATTTTGATCTACATGATGATCATCACTGTACATGCACAAAAGTCAtatggatgtttttttgttttgttacacaAAATGACTCCAGCTTCTGATCACTGTAGTTTTTTAACATCTTGTAATGGTGTTCTAGATGTTGGTGTAATGTCTACAAAGTGTGTAATTTTTAATGTTGATGTCTGATGTAGCATAAATGTTCTCATCCAACAAAGGCTGAAACCAACAAAACGCTGCATCTGTGTTTATTAATACTTAATTGTTTTTACTAGGTATTAGCACCTTGCATTAAGTGGGCACATTATGCACCGTCCATACAGTTGCCCAGCATTATCTGACTTCATACAatagtatttaaaaaagcagtatttttttttttattaaacacggTAACATGCTTGagataaattaaacattttcattcacGTTCTGAAATTGTGTTCAAAGTAtgtgacattttatatatatatatatatatatatatcacatacagtacagaccaaaagtttggacacaccttctcattcaaagagttttctttattttcatgactatgaaaattgtagattcacactgaaggcatcaaaactatgaattaacacatgtggaattatatacataacaaaaaagtgtgaaacaactgaaaatatgtcatattgtaggttcttcaaagtagccaccttttgcttagattactgctttgcacactcttggcattctcttgatgcctactttgaagaacctacaatatgacatattttcagttcacttttttgttatgtatatagttccacatgtgttaattcatagttttgatgccttcagtgtgaatctacaatttttatagtcatgaaaataaagaaaactctttgaatgagaaggtgtgtccaaacttttggtctgtactgtatatattatatataaacttttagtctgtaatgtatatataatatatatatatacagtacagaccaaaagtttggacacagaaggtgtgtccaaacttttggtctgtactgtactttgaaaaatttttttttgttttacaattttCAGTGTGATTGTTAGAAAGTTTCTGCACACTGATTGTACTGATTGATTGTAGTTGATCTGAACACTCTTGTGAAGCATAGTGTTTATATGAGTCCCCTTTTGGTTCATGATGATCTGTCTACgatctttgttttagtttttattttttgtaaagaaagCCAGACACTGCTGCTGGATGGTAAAGGAACACTGATTTATGACACCACATGGCATTAATTGGCCAATTTATTTCATGTAGACCACTGTACAGCAAACACAGGAAACCAAGCAGTAGGAATTACAGAGTACAAttgtaaatgcaaaaagagCAGATCATATGCAGAGATGCAGAGCTGTATTCATCAATGAGGTGCTCTGCCTCTGTCTGTTAACAGATGACCTCCATGGCAcatgattaataattattagAAAAGGTAGAATGAGGTTATGAACCCTGAACTGGCATCGGAAGCGGCATCTGCACAATAGATGCCACCGGCTCTTTACCAAATCAACTCACTTTGTTCTCATTAACCCATCCTCAGTACAGGAAATGGAAGAGAAAACTACTATAAAACTAACAAGCAGGATATCTTATAGATAGAGTTAGCACACTGCTAAATCATTCATAAGCTTATGTTAGAGGACTTGTTTTGAGATGAAAGTCCGGGTTACAAAGCTGATGAATGGCTTGGAATGAAGTTAGCAGCTTTCCATGGCACTTTTGTACTCTTATGAAGAAAATCGGGGGGTGGTTTTCCAGCCatgactttttaaattttttttgtttagtggtGTTGGGGGTGGTCTGGGTGGGGGTTAAATGGCAGGAAACATCCAAATTGCCGAATGTTAAAACTATAGTTCAGTGTAGGCTGCAATGCTTAATgctattctatttatttataaaaaaaaattcaaatcaaattgaaGACAATGCTCAGCAATTCAGAGAATTCAAGAAATCAGAACtatctttgtttaaaaaaataataaatggtttATTTTGGTTCCGTTTTCTAATTAAAAGgtaacataatttaaaaaagctttatttaatTAGATCTAAATCTAAAGATCTAAATCTAGGAAGTTGAATAGCAGGAAATCCCTCTTTTCTTCTAGGATTATGATATTAAAATCTTCACCTTATCTGGAAAACCACTCCACTTAAGTCTGTAAATGTACTGCCTAAATGTTTGAATGCTCTAATTCTACCCATGACATCTTCAAGTTGAGAAAGGTGTGCCTAGATAAAACATTCACATGGTACAGTTCTTTGTTAAAGGTCCATAACACAATCCTCTACAAATCACTTTCAGCTTTCTAATGAAAATCAGAGCATGAGATCCGTTGTCCTTACACAGTATCCCCAAGTATCATTTTTAAAGCACAGTAATGCAGGTACCATTTAAGGCCCATTCACCTATAAAACACTACAACAGACAAATCTGCATCCATTCTTTTGGCTGTTTCCAGCACTAGTGTTACAGAGGGAAGAATTTAAGGAGAATCACTGCACAAAACGTCCactgaaaaaaagtgaaaagaacgCTCATGACATCCACCACAGAGTAACCAATCATTATACTgaaacactgtaaaatgtaaagacaTTTCTTTGTTGGACATGGTCAATTAGCATGgacgttttttcttttctttttttttttttaagtataaagaaaaagagtgagagttaagttaaattgaaaaaagctaaatatctgtattttctttagtttttttcttcttctaaaaaGTAGTGGAACTAGTAATTGGGCAGTTTGTCATGCATATGACACAATTGTTCAACACACATTCTGCTTTGCTAGCATCGGGTTCTATCTAGGCCTTGacatctttttctttgtttaaaatatcTATAGAAAACAAAATATCATTGGTTCTTCAGTTCCTGTGCAAAACCATCTGTATAAAGATGttcatattacattattaccaGATTGTGTAAAGCCTGATTAGAGAGAAGTGGTGGGAATTttggatttttggattttttttcaccttAGTCATTAGCACCatatttgtaaaatgtacatttttgtaacTTGAATCAGAGAAGATTAATTAAGGGGGTTTCCAAATAGAGCCAAATAGAAATTACGTACAACATAACACTTTCCATGAAAAAGACCCTATAGAGATTCTTATAGAGTGCTTACAGAGTGTAACAATGGTTATCTTCGTTTTATGTTGAGTATTTGTATCATCTTGTttcaaagctgtttttttttgttttattttctcttttggcAGAGATCCATGGCTTCTCAGAAGCGTTTTAATTTAATAACTGGCACGTGTTGTTGTCCTTGTGTCCAGAAATCTGTCCATGCCCAGTCAACACCATATGTGCCTATATGATGAGTGCACTGATCCTCTCTAGTTGGTCTGATGGTAGGCATCTTTTAGATATGTTGACTTACATTTGACTATAGTCACATTGCTTATCCAATAGATTTCCTTACACCAAGAGAAATTGTTAGTCTCAAATAGTTCAGTAGTCCAGCATGGCATGCACAATGCCACTTTTGGTGCCTGTTGTATTTGAGAACCAAACTGAGAAAGGTTTTCTTATTCAGGATGACCATATTAAATGTCAGAACAGGCAGATGGGTCCACAGATGTGAGATTTGAATTGTGACAAGAAGGATGTATATCTGTATGCTATCATGGATGTGCTGGATCCTGTGGGTTAGGATTGATGGGTGCTGGATAGTGGGCGTCCATGATCCACTGTCAGTGGGTGGTTTAAAATACAGTACTTCTCCTGTGAACAGTTCTGACAGCCTTAGAGATCAGGactaaaaagggaaaaataataatatattattatcaaCTTACAACAACATCAAATGCAATGATTAAAGCCTTAACACAATTGCCAGCTTGCATGTGATCTTAGAATCTCTAAAATCCTGAGTTTGTGTTGCTAAATAATGTATCTTCTAACCTGAAATGGCACAGAAATAATATGTGAACAGAAATGACCTGTCTAAGCGTAAGCTATATATTAAATTCTATACAACTTTATATGCTTCTGTGAGACCTGCCAAGCTCAGTTTGCTTGTATAATTATGGTGATTTGCATCTTATGCTGgacataaaccttttttttttttttttttttataccttttgTTCTTAGGTGCTATTTTTGTGTTCAAAACAAGTCTTTGCTCATGTGGGTGGAGCAAAACTGCAGAGGATGTGACAGTTCAAATCTGAAAGAGCTGTGGTATTTGTTTGGTCTATAATTAATAAGAGTACTGTTAAAAGGTATAGAATGAAATACACAAAATGAATAGATTGCAGAATATATAATATCTGGGTTTTGTACAACCTGTTATTTGTtgatgtttattaattaatttagtaTTTACGTCAAGCGCTTATAATCACCAATATGCCTAAAGCTCTAGTTTTCTGATCAGAAAATAAGACAGACAACACAATTTAGTCAGTATGTAGGTAATTATCCATAATTCAAATGTTAAAATAAGGTGAACAACAGGGCAAGTTTTAAAAGCATCTTTTTACTTGGGGGAAAATGTGCACAATTTGGAAAGTCCCACTGTGCTGGCGGATTTTGGATGTCACAGCTATTACTGCATTGCTACCTTCTACGCAGAAGGCCAGAATTTCAGTTCTGACCTCGAAAATAGCATATGATTGCAAATGAAAGTATAATACAGCTAAACAAATTAACAGTATTCCAGCGTTTTATCAAAAAATGGTGCTTGTGTCGGCATGAAAGGAGCCCCACATGTGAAAAAGCAGAATTAGAAATAATTTGATGTAAAACCCTAAGAATTGATTTTCACAGAGGAGAGGATTATTTGGGCTCTTAGGGACGGATTAGGACAAATACCTTGAACTGCTCATGTGTATCTTGTGTGGAAGATTCTGTTTCCCTGACAACTATGGCCTTGGTTACCAACATGTCAGGATGCTGCTGCTTGGCTTCTTTTATTGCCATGGCAAGTGcctgcaaaaaaagaaactctCATTTCAACAGAATACAGAGATTAAACAACACTTATCATGTTTTCAGCACCTTCCTGTTACACTCGTTTGCTGAACTTACTTGATCTTgatcaacatcatcatctccaGTAATGATAATCCTCTTCTCAATCCTTGTCTCAGAGTATCCTCCTTTTACCGTCTATAAACAAACATTGTTAAATCAGAATACTCACtcattattgaaaaaaatctattttagtATCATATGTGATGTAAGATatgtggggcttttttttttagctgtagtGCTGTTACTTTGGTGACATGCGTTGTGGCTGATGTCACATTCTCTGTTACAAATATTGGAGATCCAGATCCCTCTCTGGCCAAAGATCCAAAACTCAcctgcaaaagaaaagaaaagaaaagaaaagaaaagaaaagaaaagaaaagaaaagaaaagaaaagaaaagaaaagaaaagaaaagaaaagaaaagaaaagaaaagaaaagacaaaggtTGAAATGATCATACCTATTAAAACATAActctattttaaatattttgtcacagatttacaggttgttgtttttttagacattagatatatatttttcaagcaCAGCTGCTATTGTTGGGGTGAGAAATTAATGTACAGGTGGTTCTGAATAGGCAGAACAGAAGGTgattaaatctaattaaatctgGTATAGCAATGAGAATTGTTACTATACATGAAAAAGTATAAGAAGAAATTAGTGTCATGTGCCAACAATCAAtgtgtttttacacacagaacatgttaaaaaaagaatataattttaaacactgataaatagaaactgtatattttttcttaGTAGTCATcaatcagaaaaagaaaatgtatgagaaatttagggttagggttcataaattcataaatcaATAGAGCATATCTTTGtactgagttaaaaaaaaaatctgaatgcaTATCCTACTAAATTGTTTTTAACCAAAGTTTTTTAACCAAACCACTTTTACCCAGATGACaaattgacaaaaatataaaaaatgtctttGCCACAACAAAACACCTTAATACCATGTTCTTGCGTTTTTAATTTTACATCACGGTTATGTAAAAGTCCTCGGTCATTCATTCCAAgcacaaatataattataataattataataatcataattatataCTTACAGGAGAGACCCTCTCTGCCATTGAGAATTGGGCTTCAGGAAGACCGCTCATACCATGATCCTATAACAGAAAAACACTTAAATATTCCATCCTTGAAAAGCTTACAAATATCAGTATTATATGCCAATTAGGgaacaatattatataatatattcctACAATTAGAAGTTCATTACTCTATATACCAAGATAATAAAAGTAAACCTAAAAAGTGTTGCCCATGTTATCACCTTGTATTAGCTGATAACATTGGCAACACTTTTTaggtttacttttattttcttcactgtACTGTTTACAAGAAACGACATTTTATATTCTGTACTTAATAGCCAAACCTCCTGGTGTTATCTTGTTACAATGTTTAAACTAGTGTTACAGTGTCATAGTGTTATATAAGAGTTAACACTTTTAAAAACCTTGTTTGCATTACATCATATAAAGTAATTGTACCTGGTCTGCTATCTCCATAATGGTTGTGGTAACCTCTGACCCATTCGGCTGTGTCTCAATCTTGACTTCTGTTTTTCTTAGAGCTTGAGAGGCAATGATGTCACTGCTCTCTCGGCTATGGAGAGGTAAAGATGCTGTTTCTGAACCGTCTTGTCTTATTGACTGCATATGAACAAACTCTGCAGATTCCTTTTTTAAAGCCTGGGCAGCCTTCACTGACCGTGGAGCTTTTTTTGGCACAAAAGGCTTGAAAGCGAAAACAAGAGACAGTAACAAAACGTCAAGTCCTCACTAGGACCAAGGTAGAAGGTGAATGTCAGCCAAAGTTTACTTCGCAGCATAAAAATGAGGCATggttcaaaagaaaaggagaagaagccATGATAAACACAACTGAATTTCAAAATTAAAGAAACCAGACCTGGACAGACTGATATTCGATTATGGAAGACAGCATCATATGGAACAGAATGAGAATCAATCATGAACTGAAATTCCCAAGTAAATTCATGCTTTGGTTTGATGCCCTGTAGGAtgcaaaagaaattaaaatgaagTGATCGAAGACATTACGGCATCTGTCTAACAGGCTGTGATGTAGCTCCTATGCTAGTAAAGAAAAAGGACTACCTACCTCAGGTTTACGATGCTCCACAGGCCTCTGTTCTATGATGGGTTTCGTTTCTTCCACCGATCTTAATAGTTCTGCCGGTTTCTCCTGGGGAATGATGATGGGTTCGGACCCTAGCATGAAAGCTGGATGTGCTGGCCGGTCTGAAACACAAAGTTCAGGTGAGAGGTCCCTCTCTCCTAACTCCGTCATTCCTCTGGAGAACTCCTCCATCCCTGTTTGAAGGTCCATGAGGACAGTGAAGTCCACCTCGGCCTCTAAACTGGAAGTGGAGCTAACCGTGATGCTGGAGCATTTGCGTTCAATGCCTAGGTGTGTCTCCTTGAGATACAGATTGTCTGGATCAGGGTCATCCTCAGAAACAGATCCCAGACGCCGCTCCCATGGCTCTCTCTATAAAACAGAGGAGAAGTAGAACTAGAACGTAGaagtagaaagaaaaagtaGATTCTATACGTATATACATATCTCTAAAAGAAATAACTGAGACAAATGTATGCATGCATTATTTCTTACTCCAttaacagaattttttttttttgcagaaatcgTTGGATTTAACATTGTCAGAGGTATCAATTAACGGAAAAGTCTTAGCTCATTGGTCATTCTGTAAAGCTTAGTAGCCGTTATTATGAAGGAACATGATTACATGCAGTAAAACAAAAGTTACTTGCCCCATAGTTTCATCAAAGATAATGGgacaaattacattttgtgaTTATAAAGGGACTTTTGGGAGCCATGGATGTGAATGCATGCTATTAATGATAACAAAAAATGGGCCCAAATAGCTTGACACTGAGCTTAAACGTATGGAATAGCATGATGCTGCAAATAGGTAAGATGAGTGGAAAAATGAGGCACCTGGATTTCCTCCTGAGGTTCCGCATGAATTGCTGGGGTGGGAAGGGTTTCCTGGTGAGATTAAATAATAGGAAAAGGAGTCCAAGTTAGAGCAATGAGGTTTCAGTCAAAAGGGCTGGACGGCATAATGGACCTGAATCAATTAATGTGTATAAGCATGTCCCAGCTATGCACAATTATTTGgtcaagtttaaaaaaattgacctgaattaaaaaaagtaactggATAATTTTATAACATTCATCATAATACGTTGGAAACTAAGCACTTCATTGATATTCCACTATAATCTGTTGTAATAGCTTATTTTAACTAATTATATGTAATTAGATTCTAAGATTTACCCAAGGTTGAAAAAATCTGCTTATACAGGATCTTTGGAAATAGACTATTCTGCATTATCAGTAAAGCAAAACAGAAAGggaattaaaaactaaaacttCCAGatggatgtatttttttaatttataatgaaaaaaggTTAATACATCAGCACCCTATGCTCTCAATAAATAGGGATCCACTATCACAAATAAAATCATAAGTCTTTTCCTTTTGTAACAGTATATAATTCAGTCCAAGGTGCAAAACCTAGCGCAAAACTGCGCAAATTACTTTCTACTAAATCTACTCTGCTAAAACGCGATTAGCCGTTTTTGGAAGTCCCATATTACGAAAGACCCTTCTTTTTCAAAAATGCCGTTCTAGCATAATGTATGCTGCAATTAATTCCTATCAACAACTATTCTCCTTCAAAAATGGTCAGAAAGAAAAGCTGTTGGTAGGAAAGGCCAAATGTATAGTGGTTGATTAAAGGAAAGCGAGTGTAAAGCTTAAGCAATGAAAATTACATGGAGGAACCTATGGGCTGTCTTATATGTGCAAGCAGATGTTGAGCTgtggagagaagggaaagaaGTGGATCCTTATCCAATCAGTCGgtgtattgcattttttttatcagccaATGGTTAACGTTAGAAAGCATTTCACCCATCTCTCCTCAGATACAGGTGATTATGCTGTACAAATGTATGCAGTTGAAACGGTTAAAACTATAACATAAGAATGTGCAGACTCATGCGATGCCTATAGTTCCAGTAAAAGAGACAAGCAGATGCCAAGCATTTGTTACCGATGGTTTCTTTTGAGCTGATTCTAAGATGGAGCTCTTGAGAAGGCTGTGGCTGTAGTCTGTAGGAGAAGACTGTTTTTGTTGCAGCTCTCTTGACTTCTGGGACTTTACGTGAGAAAAGAAAGGAGTCATTTGCTCAAAGCCAGAAAATAAATGGTTTGATGGGAAATCAGACGGCGGGGAAGTATCTTCAAAGCATATCTGGTCATCATCTGCAATAAATCTCTGATCAGTATTGTCTTCTGTATCCTGATAATGTTTCCTGTATGCTTGTGGGGGATAGATGCACTTTCGGGTTTCTTTCACATAGCCATTAGTTGTGTAGTCTCTCTTCGGCGCTGTTGCGGTACTGTCAGTGACTGGCGACACAGCTGCCTGTGAGAAAAAAGCTGGTATTTTTTCAATTCCAGATGATTCATCTGACCGGGTTTCTTTTGTCTCAtcaaataaattagaataaattGTGTCCTTTCCACATTGATCCTTGACTCCATGTTTTCCTTTTAGTTTTTTGGACCTCTCAGGTTTCAAGGGAACAACTCGTTTCGGCTCTGGTTCAGCAGCATCACTCTTAACTGAATCACTCCTTAGAACTAGCTTGTTTTCAGTTGTTTTGGTTTTACTAATGGATTTGTTTTTGTCGTCTGTACTTTCCACAGATTGTCTGTCCCGTCTGGCTCCAGTATACTGATCTCTCATATATTTGTCTATTACTGGATTGGGAGAAACCTCACCCTGGTTTCTCCCCTCATTGTTCCAAAATTCAAGGTTTACACAATCTTCTGCATGAGTTGTTCCAACATGTCTCCTTGCAGTCCAATGAGTCTCTGTTGGATATTTATCATAGCCATTTGAGTGAATATTGTTCTGCAAATATTTCTCATGTGGAAGTCTATTgtcatttatgtttttgtcagaAGAGTGAGTTTCATACATGTGTTCATTCTTTAAAGCATACATCTTGGTTCTTTGAGGTTTCTCTGGGGATGGAATTGAGTTCTTATTTGATTTTCTGTAATGGCTGCCCATAGAGCCACCATGGGTCATATAGATTTTCCCACTAATCACTTCATCTCCTTCACGTTGAGTGAGTGGTGGATCGGTTCTAGCAGGGTTCttgttcttttcctcttttgaaCTGAGGGTCAGGTCTGTTTGACAACCGTCTTGCATCTCAAAAAATATGTGCTCCTCAGAGGCCTATATATCAATATAGAGTGAACAATTTCAATGGCTTGTGCAGGTCACTTATACACTCTCTATCACTACAAATAAGATGTGATGTAAAGTAAAATCTGATGCATGTATGCGATACTATGTAAGGCCAAAAATTCATTTATGTCATTATTTAATGGAATGTGCTGGAAAACACCATTTGTGTTTCAAACATATTTGACCCTCTAAACCGTATAAACCATAAGACAGAATTCATGTTGTGTTCGATTAACACTCTAGAAAGTTTTGATTACAAGTTTTAGCAGTCATAGTTTTTTGCTGTATCATCTGCACATGCTTCATAAACTCACAGTTTTTTTCTCTGGAGTGCTGCCAGAAGAAGTCACAGACAGGCGTTTCTCTCTGTGGACTAGCTTGCTGTTGGGCTCCCTCAGTGCTCTCTTCAGTTCGTTGATActtgcctgatgtttttgcAATACATCTTCAGGTTTATCCAGGAACTGCTACAAagcaaacatttatatttatggcatttggtagttGTCCTTATCCATATATTTTGGCCCAAAGGCCCAGTCATGGCAGCCTAGTAGTGCTTGAATTTGACCTCcccaccttctgatcagtagtcCAAtgtttaaccactgagccaccactgacaAAACCAATCAAGAATGAAAGATAAGTGtgtaaataatatgtaaatatatgctAAAACATACAGCATATGCattgcaaataaataatatcttatattgtacacattttttggtttttattacaAAGCAGCCTCTGTATTAAATCTATCAAGCTTCTTAttcaataaattatattttatacacacagtcAGGTCTTCAAATAAACAACATTAATAGTAAACACAACATATGAACATATGTCACATGCTTTGGGAGTTAATGGATTTCTAAATATGCCCAGAACCTGCATTGACACAAAagctgtctttaaaaaaaatccttttagaCAGACAATAACTCAGGCAATGAATGTGCCAGAAGTAGTACCTCCTGTTTAGGGCGAGGGGCCAAGTCCTGGTCCGACTGGGCAAAGGGATGAGTGGGTGAGATATGGTGCAAGGAGAGGCAAGGCGAGGCACAGCAAGGTAGAGGTGAAGGGGAAACAGTTTTAGGAGTGAAGACAAGTAGGCAGAGCATGGGTGAATTTACAGGGAAGGCAAGCAGCCAAACAGAGAACAAAtcttatataaatacactaaattCAGCAATGGAACTAAAGAGAGTGTACAGGGTTGTGTCATTGTTCCTAGATACTTTAAGgcaaatgtacttttttaaaacatgattgaTTACAAATGTCAAAAGCTATGTTCTCAGACCAATGACACAAATGACTAGGACTCTCTTTTGAGATGCAGTCTAGTGTTTTTTAAGTGACACTCCTAAAAGCAAGAACAGGAGCTGACATGTCACCCTTAAATATGTTAAATGGAATTAAAGTAAGCAATATGTATTATACACTTTGTGGACTTTGTGGATAATACACATAATCTAAGTTGAAAAGGCATTATGTAATTtagcactatatatatattatatataatatatatattaattaaagcaCTTGGCTCACACCAAGACAATAGGAAAGCATCAAACTGATGCAGTTGTACGAGCCTTGTTATATTAAGTCGGATCAAATATTAAGACATCTTGAATATTTTAAGGGTGAACCAATTATAATGTTGCAAACATTACAAAACACAAGACACATTATAAACACTGATTCcactacacacatatagacTGC from Silurus meridionalis isolate SWU-2019-XX chromosome 16, ASM1480568v1, whole genome shotgun sequence encodes the following:
- the si:dkey-178k16.1 gene encoding band 4.1-like protein 1 isoform X3; protein product: MSEKGSTSDVKNSMEGDSKRRDQDRDSKMSDEHRDTDDSSEKTSSRMSRSPQKSSKKPKTVPVKVMLLDGSEYETGLEKSCKGQVLLDMVCEHLNLLEKDYFGLTFCDADSQKNWLDPSKEIKKQIRVGSWQFSFAVKFYPPDPSQLIEDITRYYLCLQLREDMLSGRLPCSFVTHALLGSYAVQAEMGDFDPDEHGLDYISDFRFAPNQTRELEERVIELHRTYRGMSPAEAEMNFLENAKKLSMYGVDLHHAKDSEGIDIMLGVCSSGLLIYRDRLRINRFAWPKILKISYKRSNFYIKIRPGEVEKKYEQFESTIGFKLPNHRASKRLWKVCIEHHTFFRLVSPEPPPKGFLVIGSKFRYSGRTQAQTRQASALIDRPAPQFERSASRRYLLSRSLEGASALGDTMDRLSQHTSSDPAHSLSRDDLDRDYMEPSLEQDLDQLQKQILDKRDTTPSKTMGEEPGSPLDSKAEQFLDKPEDVLQKHQASINELKRALREPNSKLVHREKRLSVTSSGSTPEKKTASEEHIFFEMQDGCQTDLTLSSKEEKNKNPARTDPPLTQREGDEVISGKIYMTHGGSMGSHYRKSNKNSIPSPEKPQRTKMYALKNEHMYETHSSDKNINDNRLPHEKYLQNNIHSNGYDKYPTETHWTARRHVGTTHAEDCVNLEFWNNEGRNQGEVSPNPVIDKYMRDQYTGARRDRQSVESTDDKNKSISKTKTTENKLVLRSDSVKSDAAEPEPKRVVPLKPERSKKLKGKHGVKDQCGKDTIYSNLFDETKETRSDESSGIEKIPAFFSQAAVSPVTDSTATAPKRDYTTNGYVKETRKCIYPPQAYRKHYQDTEDNTDQRFIADDDQICFEDTSPPSDFPSNHLFSGFEQMTPFFSHVKSQKSRELQQKQSSPTDYSHSLLKSSILESAQKKPSREPWERRLGSVSEDDPDPDNLYLKETHLGIERKCSSITVSSTSSLEAEVDFTVLMDLQTGMEEFSRGMTELGERDLSPELCVSDRPAHPAFMLGSEPIIIPQEKPAELLRSVEETKPIIEQRPVEHRKPEPFVPKKAPRSVKAAQALKKESAEFVHMQSIRQDGSETASLPLHSRESSDIIASQALRKTEVKIETQPNGSEVTTTIMEIADQDHGMSGLPEAQFSMAERVSPVSFGSLAREGSGSPIFVTENVTSATTHVTKTVKGGYSETRIEKRIIITGDDDVDQDQALAMAIKEAKQQHPDMLVTKAIVVRETESSTQDTHEQFKS
- the si:dkey-178k16.1 gene encoding band 4.1-like protein 1 isoform X1, which translates into the protein MSEKGSTSDVKNSMEGDSKRRDQDRDSKMSDEHRDTDDSSEKTSSRMSRSPQKSSKKPKTVPVKVMLLDGSEYETGLEKSCKGQVLLDMVCEHLNLLEKDYFGLTFCDADSQKNWLDPSKEIKKQIRVGSWQFSFAVKFYPPDPSQLIEDITRYYLCLQLREDMLSGRLPCSFVTHALLGSYAVQAEMGDFDPDEHGLDYISDFRFAPNQTRELEERVIELHRTYRGMSPAEAEMNFLENAKKLSMYGVDLHHAKDSEGIDIMLGVCSSGLLIYRDRLRINRFAWPKILKISYKRSNFYIKIRPGEVEKKYEQFESTIGFKLPNHRASKRLWKVCIEHHTFFRLVSPEPPPKGFLVIGSKFRYSGRTQAQTRQASALIDRPAPQFERSASRRYLLSRSLEGASALGDTMDRLSQHTSSDPAHSLSRDDLDRDYMEPSLEQDLDQLQKQILDKRDTTPSKTMGEEPGSPLDSKAESDQDLAPRPKQEQFLDKPEDVLQKHQASINELKRALREPNSKLVHREKRLSVTSSGSTPEKKTASEEHIFFEMQDGCQTDLTLSSKEEKNKNPARTDPPLTQREGDEVISGKIYMTHGGSMGSHYRKSNKNSIPSPEKPQRTKMYALKNEHMYETHSSDKNINDNRLPHEKYLQNNIHSNGYDKYPTETHWTARRHVGTTHAEDCVNLEFWNNEGRNQGEVSPNPVIDKYMRDQYTGARRDRQSVESTDDKNKSISKTKTTENKLVLRSDSVKSDAAEPEPKRVVPLKPERSKKLKGKHGVKDQCGKDTIYSNLFDETKETRSDESSGIEKIPAFFSQAAVSPVTDSTATAPKRDYTTNGYVKETRKCIYPPQAYRKHYQDTEDNTDQRFIADDDQICFEDTSPPSDFPSNHLFSGFEQMTPFFSHVKSQKSRELQQKQSSPTDYSHSLLKSSILESAQKKPSREPWERRLGSVSEDDPDPDNLYLKETHLGIERKCSSITVSSTSSLEAEVDFTVLMDLQTGMEEFSRGMTELGERDLSPELCVSDRPAHPAFMLGSEPIIIPQEKPAELLRSVEETKPIIEQRPVEHRKPEPFVPKKAPRSVKAAQALKKESAEFVHMQSIRQDGSETASLPLHSRESSDIIASQALRKTEVKIETQPNGSEVTTTIMEIADQDHGMSGLPEAQFSMAERVSPVSFGSLAREGSGSPIFVTENVTSATTHVTKTVKGGYSETRIEKRIIITGDDDVDQDQALAMAIKEAKQQHPDMLVTKAIVVRETESSTQDTHEQFKS